Proteins co-encoded in one Leptidea sinapis chromosome 16, ilLepSina1.1, whole genome shotgun sequence genomic window:
- the LOC126968667 gene encoding lysosomal-trafficking regulator-like, which yields MVRTYGQAPRQLLRTPHPHRAPSLAAHLTPQHVGVYAGVTGVRWGEYCGSPQLAGARVVLRRTYASAAALLPLPPPHARTVAVCAANTATLALHDESPTSAKNGSNSWEEKTGILSWGHGDGAVRLRTRRDQPPDVVFHTPPLEQITCVSTWRDSRWGGALGLSGGGVCVLRAAAGDGAARVRVSVRRLHGHAAPLTDVVAAPAVTLLATASDDGLIVLWDLHDLTFIRTLPNRDMSRVRLLAVSPTLADVASVHEPSPQTTNDAHVLDYETDDTYKYQSLIRVHTVNGRFVGSVREREAVTCVRYSGGSEGAHVNCLAAGLRSGAVRLYSSWELRPLAALPPPHAGSPAPPLLRLAYSWGNELLFASYGDGTVAAWESAEPGSKPAPLRIIPALALL from the exons ATGGTGCGTACGTACGGACAGGCGCCGCGGCAGCTGCTACGTACTCCGCACCCGCACAGGGCGCCCTCGCTCGCGGCGCACCTCACGCCGCAG CACGTGGGCGTGTACGCCGGCGTGACGGGCGTGCGCTGGGGCGAGTACTGCGGGTCGCCGCAGCTGGCGGGCGCGCGCGTGGTGCTGCGCCGCACGTACGCCAGTGCGGCCGCGCTGCTGCCGCTGCCGCCGCCGCACGCCCGCACCGTCGCCGTGTGTGCGGCCAACACGGCCACGCTCGCGCTGCACG ATGAGTCGCCAACATCAGCAAAGAACGGAAGCAATAGCTGGGAAGAGAAGACGGGTATCCTGTCGTGGGGTCACGGCGACGGCGCGGTCCGTCTGCGCACGCGCCGTGATCAGCCGCCCGACGTCGTATTCCACACGCCGCCGCTCGAGCAG ATCACGTGCGTGAGCACCTGGCGCGACAGCCGCTGGGGCGGCGCCTTGGGGCTGTCTGGTGGCGGCGTGTGCGTGCTGCGCGCCGCGGCCGGCGACGGCGCCGCGCGCGTGCGGGTGAGCGTGCGGCGGCTGCACGGCCACGCGGCGCCGCTCACGGACGTGGTCGCCGCGCCCGCCGTCACTCTGCTCGCGACCGCCAGCGACGACGGACTCATCGTGCTGTGGGACCTGCACGA CCTGACGTTCATCCGCACGTTGCCTAACCGCGACATGTCGCGCGTGCGCCTGCTGGCCGTGAGCCCCACGCTCGCCGACGTGGCCAGCGTGCACGAGCCCAGCCCACAGACGACCAACGACGCGCACGTGCTCGACTACGAGACCGACGACACATACAAGTACCAGTCGCTGATCCGAGTGCACACCGTCAATGGCAGATTTGTGG GCAGTGTGCGCGAGCGCGAGGCGGTGACGTGCGTGCGGTACTCGGGCGGCAGCGAGGGTGCGCACGTCAACTGCCTGGCGGCCGGGCTCCGCTCGGGGGCGGTGCGGCTGTACTCCTCGTGGGAGCTGCGCCCCCTGGCCGCGCTGCCGCCGCCCCACGCCGGCAGCCCCGCACCGCCGCTGCTCAG GCTGGCGTACAGCTGGGGGAACGAGCTGCTGTTCGCGAGCTACGGGGACGGCACCGTGGCCGCCTGGGAGAGCGCCGAGCCGGGCTCCAAGCCCGCGCCCCTGCGGATCATTCCCGCACTCGCCCTGCTGTGA